A single Micromonospora sp. CCTCC AA 2012012 DNA region contains:
- the glnA gene encoding type I glutamate--ammonia ligase — MDRQQEFVLRTLEERDIRFVRLWFTDVLGTLKSVSVAPAELEAAFEEGIGFDGSAIEGFARVFESDMVAMPDPTTFQVFPFEGGVSGESARMFCDILLPDGSPSWADPRHVLRRMLSRAAEKGFTFYTHPEIEFFLLENGPQDGSVPVPVDTGGYFEHTTHAVARDFRRQAVLALERIGISVEFSHHEVAPGQQEIDLRYADALTTADNIMTFRHVVKEVALSTGVQATFMPKPFTDQPGSGMHTHLSLFEGERNAFHDAGDPMKLSKVARSFIAGLLMHAREYTAVTNQWVNSYKRLFPLALPDRITESPAYVCWGHLNRSALVRVPAYGKPNSARVEVRSLDSATNPYLAFAVLLGAGLKGIEEGYELPPGAEDDVWSLSSAERRAMGYEALPENLAEAIDVMAGSELIAEVLGEHVFDFFLRNKRAEWEQYRREVTPYERQRYLSL; from the coding sequence GTGGACCGTCAGCAGGAGTTCGTCCTCCGTACGCTGGAAGAGCGGGACATCCGGTTCGTCCGGCTGTGGTTCACCGACGTGCTGGGCACGCTGAAGAGCGTCTCGGTGGCCCCCGCCGAGCTGGAGGCGGCCTTCGAGGAGGGCATCGGCTTCGACGGCTCCGCGATCGAGGGCTTCGCCCGGGTCTTCGAGTCCGACATGGTGGCCATGCCCGACCCGACCACGTTCCAGGTCTTCCCCTTCGAGGGCGGCGTCAGCGGCGAGAGCGCCCGGATGTTCTGCGACATCCTGCTTCCCGACGGCAGCCCCTCCTGGGCCGACCCGCGGCACGTGCTGCGCCGGATGCTCTCCCGGGCCGCCGAGAAGGGCTTCACCTTCTACACCCACCCGGAGATCGAGTTCTTCCTGCTGGAGAACGGCCCGCAGGACGGCTCGGTGCCCGTCCCGGTGGACACCGGCGGCTACTTCGAGCACACCACCCACGCGGTGGCGCGGGACTTCCGCCGGCAGGCGGTGCTCGCCCTGGAGCGGATCGGCATCTCGGTGGAGTTCAGCCACCACGAGGTCGCGCCCGGCCAGCAGGAGATCGACCTGCGGTACGCCGACGCGCTGACCACCGCCGACAACATCATGACCTTCCGGCACGTGGTGAAGGAGGTGGCGCTCTCCACCGGCGTGCAGGCCACCTTCATGCCGAAGCCCTTCACCGACCAGCCCGGCAGCGGCATGCACACCCACCTGTCGCTCTTCGAAGGGGAGCGGAACGCCTTCCACGACGCGGGCGACCCGATGAAGCTCTCCAAGGTGGCGAGGTCGTTCATCGCCGGCCTGCTGATGCACGCCCGGGAATACACCGCCGTCACCAACCAGTGGGTGAACTCCTACAAGCGGCTCTTCCCCCTCGCGCTGCCGGACCGGATCACCGAGAGCCCGGCGTACGTCTGCTGGGGTCACCTGAACCGGTCCGCGCTGGTCCGGGTGCCGGCGTACGGCAAGCCGAACTCGGCCCGGGTCGAGGTGCGGTCGCTGGACTCGGCGACCAACCCCTACCTCGCCTTCGCGGTGCTGCTCGGCGCCGGCCTCAAGGGCATCGAGGAGGGCTACGAGCTGCCCCCGGGCGCCGAGGACGACGTCTGGTCGCTGAGCAGCGCCGAGCGGCGCGCGATGGGTTACGAGGCGCTGCCGGAGAACCTGGCCGAGGCGATCGACGTGATGGCCGGCTCGGAA